In the genome of Cryptomeria japonica chromosome 8, Sugi_1.0, whole genome shotgun sequence, one region contains:
- the LOC131046373 gene encoding histone H4 yields MSGRGKGGKGLGKGGAKRHRKVLRDNIQGITKPAIRRLARRGGVKRISGLIYEETRGVLKIFLENVIRDAVTYTEHARRKTVTAMDVVYALKRQGRTLYGFGG; encoded by the exons ATGTCGGGACGCGGAAAGGGTGGAAAGGGCTTGGGAAAGGGAGGAGCGAAGCGGCACAGGAAGGTTTTGAGAGATAATATTCAG GGTATTACCAAGCCTGCAATTCGGCGGCTTGCCAGGCGAGGAGGAGTGAAGCGTATAAGCGGGCTTATTTACGAGGAAACGAGGGGCGTACTCAAGATTTTTCTGGAGAATGTGATAAGGGACGCTGTTACGTATACGGAGCACGCCAGACGCAAAACTGTCACTGCCATGGATGTTGTGTATGCGCTTAAGCGGCAGGGAAGAACCCTCTATGGTTTTGGTGGTTAA